Proteins encoded within one genomic window of Ptiloglossa arizonensis isolate GNS036 chromosome 3, iyPtiAriz1_principal, whole genome shotgun sequence:
- the Tet gene encoding tet methylcytosine dioxygenase-like isoform X2 has product MQQSKDNLNPAANQQTGALRNGNPPPPVVSMSPGVMPFYGDSSAGFRPAAGFGNTVWHQGVTPVGAVAVETSAAPWPPQQFIQQIPAPNQLEELRYHTQYTAAAPYHPQPVAYQQQTFITTDQSAFQRAGATGQYTITGQPSPLPPVAPQTVPSTAQRPLNGQFMDPAATATQSVGYERQDYVNGYQQQDVTMAPPPSTTPTSRSSSVHMDNQQQQQTSQQPQSQPQQPQTDTQVKGFATIAASNVSGNEMPGYPLQPGPQSLHNSNGYPGYVEMGQQQVQNQWQSQVAQQQSHQQQQQQQQQQQQQHMQRQHSVPDGGQRHIWSDTSTAAKLNNVNNSMSWSDGTLQQHQPQKPSQSQQQTGMPSNSMKSQEQQQQSMQMQGQQELPRPASHMSWETGSVKEPQTPQSWSDNTDNQQQQTQGNWSRQSPKLRDTQNPRLTPSSQQQSQHQGWLQHSPKLSDHQQNPSHQNARMTPSAQHNWQQSSPEMQAQQNSSQQNPRLTPSGQQITQQQQQQQQQQQQQQQQQWSQQTKIEKNPRLTPSNQMSWPDTPTSQPNWSPNSIKSDSSQQPQQQWPDSQPSPRRTPGHQPAAWQPQPPAQENKMENQMSWSPNSVAENQPTWGQQATKQDMQNSGERVIWQQQTTDTGKPNGFTDNQDAQESNVFAQSNRVNLNSRLKSMILNKQQQQQQQQQQQQQQLQHQQMQQQQQQQQQQQSQHQMSHQEQQHHSLHHQMQSQHVNSNSGTNGDYHTEDRIREAHENADKLQEKQADQYLNQSNIISMAQSNESLTGNFLLHSHHPRVDSLPDGGGLWEWSGGGNALNNGSALSENGITAIESFIKFGSNEKPVLQKTCDKQQQQQQQQQQQQQQQQQQQQQQQQNSRSPQREQTQQREQQRELWKERSKSNDNRTIDDKSFQRELGIERSNERTNFEERRKNTDKEKNETISGLEFPETPRVTALVNEDERPYVESTDKTIPPSSDANSTSCCDPSRTIKQENVGDYGCSGSECVPSPTASSSKSENCASKEIKIEPDQRSHEGSADYMFRGDGGPAKVSPGVGSWCCRRGGTEQPTPEHLREGCCQGLQTRDEILADSPEKSDVKNEGPQSPRSGGVPSTTKLQDHLDKLKNNVRTEVPDCNCFPADKCPPEPGSYYTHLGAAASLPDLRNDLERRTGLKGNAIRFEKVIYTGKEGKTTQGCPMAKWIIRRSGAEEKILTIVKHRQGHKCPTAWIVVVMVAWEGVPTHEADRIYSLLSHKLNRFGLPTTRRCGTNEPRTCACQGLDPESCGASFSFGCSWSMYYNGCKYARSKTVRKFRLSVRSEEQEVEERMHVLATLLSPLYLSLAPESFNNQTQFEREASECRLGFKPGRPFSGVTACIDFCAHSHRDLHNMNNGCTVVVTVTKHRSLSKPEDEQLHVLPLYIMDTTDEFGSKEGQDEKIRAGTVEVLTKYPCEVRVRSVPLQPCRRHGKKRKEDEPDTVSNKKDGSKATTEKVSEPSRIPGHQDPARPQMRDPQLSLEMASMFEGMDAQLQSSQVSSTVLDSPVSMYQGWGCQNEQQWGRNGWLDQRKNNWLNPWGEYSFGGLDRDVKVDPDSTSLDDTRPRSAVSQDEHRPGSRNLPNSTMDSPRNCYPHSPRAHPISPRSSHAGTPGDVAYSVSPRGCPTGAQDQKMVSSRSTGYPETGYVHPPASRNYPNVYDNRQGSASPKTGCPSFPPHLDQRGMLVRANQSHHTANSLRNVGQGCDQSKLSFSKPAHDSSQQKYPMTQNYLEVQKSQTEQQFVNRIQGHYPPPHPVQPTRHFPYQGQHNDTNVDVFTGLPVSSCMDNASHKPFGATNPDLLLHSSSHLAPSNPMQSDAHALGTIDQRKYRAQKLPEQKLPTGINQMSPAPSDQAGSWNMLGSWYPDQARQYDQQQAFNDQANAERNHHHHHHHHHHQPGVDHQKTLNWNDRVPHPDQSKPHGWDHPPTDPSPFRVPKGRPPSRTASNQNPIADNTYQNSSNRTFLKPQEPPRSGIYADSPSNPLQNTGPAHQANQRRPEWPEDKMKEGFHEARQNVANPNANCFPWPEEMKQVQDFHAMPGLGHPHASFPQYGYPTYPVFDKPYSNTWEGYNYHQPYHPQAPEYPPQFYQQPKREACFPSPQYPYQGVTPYQGLNPGWARWDTPRWDIYGPPPYFPVLPEPPPKAEPLGEVADYSDNEECFKDSQMGGVAIALSHGSVLFECAKHEMHATTALKKPNRINPTRVSLVFYQHRNLNRPRHGWDEWEEKMRLRKLGIAATTSATSVSTASQTSSTTPSTPTSPAGGATTIEKSAPLPRVPSVPSSQFMMRSPTYTTMTWTTLFPMHPCMITGPYQEGGAIG; this is encoded by the exons TCGCCCGGAGTGATGCCATTTTACGGCGATTCCAGCGCCGGTTTCCGGCCAGCAGCTGGTTTCGGGAATACCGTTTGGCACCAGGGAGTTACTCCCGTGGGAGCAGTTGCGGTTGAAACGTCAGCAGCACCATGGCCGCCTCAGCAGTTCATTCAACAAATCCCAGCTCCGAACCAGCTCGAGGAGCTGAGGTACCATACCCAGTACACCGCCGCGGCGCCGTACCATCCACAGCCAG TCGCATATCAGCAGCAGACTTTCATTACAACGGATCAGTCGGCGTTTCAACGCGCCGGGGCGACAGGACAATACACAATCACGGGGCAACCCTCGCCCTTGCCACCGGTCGCTCCACAAACGGTACCATCGACAGCTCAGAGGCCACTAAACGGTCAATTCATGGATCCGGCTGCTACTGCGACCCAATCAGTCGGTTATGAAAGGCAGGATTACGTCAATGGTTACCAACAACAG GACGTGACGATGGCACCGCCACCTTCAACCACCCCCACGAGTCGTAGTAGCTCGGTGCATATGGATaatcaacaacaacagcagacCTCCCAGCAGCCGCAGTCGCAGCCTCAGCAACCCCAGACAGACACGCAGGTGAAGGGATTCGCAACGATCGCAGCCAGCAACGTGTCGGGAAACGAGATGCCTGGGTATCCACTTCAACCGGGCCCACAGAGTTTACACAACTCTAACGGATATCCAGGCTACGTGGAAATGGGTCAACAACAAGTACAGAACCAATGGCAATCGCAGGTGGCTCAGCAGCAGTCGCaccagcaacaacagcaacaacagcagcagcagcaacaacaacatatGCAGAGGCAGCACTCGGTGCCGGACGGTGGTCAACGACACATATGGTCCGACACCAGTACTGCCGCGAAACTGAACAACGTAAACAATAGTATGAGCTGGTCGGATGGAACGTTGCAACAACACCAACCACAGAAACCGTCTCAGTCGCAGCAGCAAACGGGTATGCCGAGTAACAGCATGAAATCCCAGGAGCAGCAGCAACAGAGTATGCAGATGCAGGGACAGCAGGAGTTACCCAGGCCAGCCAGTCACATGAGTTGGGAAACCGGTAGCGTGAAAGAGCCCCAGACGCCGCAATCGTGGTCAGACAATACCGATAATCAGCAGCAACAAACTCAGGGAAACTGGTCCCGGCAAAGTCCGAAGCTGAGGGACACCCAGAATCCAAGATTGACACCCTCTAGTCAACAACAGTCTCAGCACCAAGGGTGGCTACAGCATTCTCCGAAGTTGTCGGACCATCAACAGAATCCGTCTCACCAGAACGCCAGGATGACGCCCTCCGCTCAGCACAATTGGCAACAGAGTAGTCCAGAGATGCAGGCGCAGCAGAACTCGAGCCAACAGAATCCGAGGTTAACGCCGTCTGGTCAACAGATCacgcaacaacagcagcagcagcagcaacagcaacaacagcagcagcaacagcagtggTCCCAGcaaacgaaaatcgagaaaaacccCAGACTCACGCCGTCTAATCAAATGTCCTGGCCGGACACGCCAACTAGTCAACCGAATTGGTCGCCGAATAGTATAAAGAGCGACAGTAGTCAGCAACCTCAACAACAATGGCCAGACTCTCAGCCTAGTCCGAGGAGAACGCCCGGTCATCAGCCGGCCGCGTGGCAGCCCCAACCGCCCGCACAGGAGAACAAAATGGAGAATCAGATGTCGTGGTCGCCGAATTCGGTGGCGGAGAATCAGCCCACCTGGGGCCAGCAGGCGACCAAGCAAGACATGCAGAACTCCGGGGAAAGAGTGATTTGGCAACAGCAGACGACGGATACCGGCAAACCGAACGGGTTTACAGATAATCAAGATGCTCAGGAGAGTAACGTATTTGCTCAATCTAATCGCGTAAATTTAAACAGCCGACTGAAATCGATGATACTGAAcaagcaacagcaacaacaacaacaacagcagcaacagcagcagcagctacAACAccaacagatgcaacagcagcagcagcagcagcagcagcaacagtccCAGCACCAAATGAGTCATCAGGAGCAACAGCATCACAGTCTACATCATCAGATGCAGTCCCAGCACGTGAACAGCAACAGTGGGACGAACGGGGACTATCACACGGAGGATCGAATACGAGAAGCGCACGAGAACGCGGACAAGCTCCAAGAGAAACAAGCGGACCAGTATTTGAATCAATCGAACATCATCTCCATGGCGCAATCCAACGAATCTTTGACCGGTAATTTTTTATTGCATAGCCACCACCCTCGGGTCGATAGTTTGCCCGACGGTGGTGGCTTATGGGAGTGGTCAGGAGGAGGTAACGCGTTGAACAACGGTAGCGCGTTATCGGAAAACGGTATAACGGCCATCGAGAGTTTCATAAAGTTCGGCTCGAACGAGAAACCCGTGCTCCAGAAAACCTGCGacaagcagcagcagcagcagcagcagcaacaacaacaacaacaacagcagcagcagcagcaacagcaacaacaacaaaattCGCGATCCCCGCAGCGCGAACAAACGCAACAACGGGAACAACAACGAGAGTTATGGAAAGAGAGGAGCAAGAGTAACGACAATCGGACCATCGACGACAAGTCCTTTCAGAGGGAGTTGGGTATAGAACGGTCCAACGAGAGGACCAACTTTGAGGAGCGTCGAAAGAACACCGACAAggagaagaacgaaacgatcagTGGTCTCGAATTTCCAGAGACACCGAGAGTGACCGCTCTGGTGAACGAGGATGAACGGCCGTACGTCGAGAGTACCGATAAGACGATACCACCGTCCTCGGACGCGAACAGCACCAGCTGCTGCGATCCATCGCGCACCATCAAACAGGAGAACGTCGGAGATTATGGCTGCTCGGGTTCCGAGTGTGTCCCATCACCGACAGCGTCCTCGTCCAAGAGCGAGAACTGCGCGTCCAAGGAGATCAAAATCGAGCCCGATCAACGATCACACGAGGGCTCGGCTGATTACATGTTCCGCGGCGACGGTGGCCCCGCCAAGGTATCGCCGGGTGTCGGTTCGTGGTGTTGTCGTAGAGGCGGTACCGAGCAACCGACCCCCGAGCATCTACGGGAGGGTTGTTGCCAAGGTCTACAGACGAGGGACGAGATATTGGCCGACTCGCCCGAGAAGTCCGACGTAAAGAACGAAGGCCCGCAGAGTCCGAGAAGCGGCGGGGTGCCGTCGACGACAAAATTGCAAGATCACTTGGACAAACTGAAGAACAATGTCAGGACCGAAGTGCCGGACTGCAACTGCTTCCCCGCCGACAAAT GTCCGCCAGAGCCCGGCTCGTACTACACTCACCTCGGGGCGGCTGCAAGCCTGCCCGATCTACGGAACGATCTTGAAAGAAGAACCGGCCTTAAGGGAAACGCCATAAGATTCGAAAAGGTCATCTACACCGGAAAGGAGGGCAAAACGACTCAGGGATGTCCCATGGCCAAGTGG ATAATCCGACGATCCGGTGCGGAAGAGAAGATCCTAACTATAGTGAAACATCGTCAAGGACACAAGTGTCCGACAGCCTGGATCGTCGTGGTCATGGTCGCTTGGGAGGGTGTACCGACCCACGAAGCCGATCGGATTTACTCCCTGTTGAGCCACAAATTGAATCGATTCGGTCTTCCCACGACCAGGAGATgtggaacgaacgaaccgaggaCTTGTGCTTGCCAGGGACTCGATCCAGAGAGTTGTGGCGCGAGCTTCTCCTTTGGGTGTTCTTGGTCCATGTATTATAATGGTTGCAAATACGCCAGAAGTAAAACCGTCCGTAAATTTCGATTGTCAGTACGATCAGAG GAGCAAGAAGTCGAAGAAAGAATGCACGTCCTGGCGACACTGTTGTCGCCTCTTTACCTCAGCCTTGCACCGGAATCTTTCAACAATCAGACACAATTCGAACGCGAAGCGAGCGAATGCCGTTTAGGATTCAAACCCGGCCGACCGTTTTCCGGTGTCACGGCCTGCATCGACTTTTGCGCCCACTCTCATCGCGATCTTCACAATATGAACAACGGATGTACCGTG GTGGTGACCGTAACGAAACACCGTTCTCTCTCCAAACCAGAGGACGAACAGTTGCACGTGCTTCCCCTTTACATAATGGACACCACGGACGAGTTTGGATCGAAGGAAGGACAGGACGAGAAGATTCGCGCCGGAACTGTAGAAGTTCTAACAAA GTATCCTTGCGAAGTCAGAGTCCGATCGGTCCCGCTTCAACCCTGTAGACGACACGGCAAGAAGAGGAAGGAAGACGAGCCTGATACAGTGAGCAATAAGAAAGACGGTTCGAAGGCTACCACCGAGAAAGTGTCAGAGCCGAGTCGTATACCGGGGCACCAAGATCCAGCGAGACCGCAAATGAGGGACCCACAACTGTCCCTGGAAATGGCGTCGATGTTCGAAGGGATGGACGCCCAGCTGCAGAGCTCTCAGGTATCCTCTACCGTTCTAGACAGTCCGGTGTCCATGTATCAAGGTTGGGGTTGTCAGAACGAACAACAGTGGGGTAGAAACGGTTGGCTCGACCAACGAAAGAACAACTGGTTGAACCCATGGGGCGAATATTCGTTCGGTGGTTTGGACAGAGACGTGAAAGTGGACCCCGATAGTACGAGTCTGGACGACACAAGGCCTAGAAGCGCAGTTTCTCAGGACGAACACCGGCCAGGTTCTCGAAATTTACCCAATTCCACCATGGACTCGCCGAGGAATTGCTATCCGCATTCGCCAAGGGCCCACCCCATATCACCGAGAAGCTCTCACGCGGGTACACCCGGAGACGTTGCGTACTCCGTGTCTCCGAGAGGTTGTCCAACGGGAGCGCAGGATCAGAAAATGGTTTCGTCGAGGAGCACGGGATATCCGGAAACGGGTTACGTACATCCACCTGCTTCTAGAAATTATCCGAACGTCTACGACAACCGACAAGGCAGCGCATCGCCGAAGACCGGGTGTCCGAGTTTCCCACCTCATCTCGATCAACGGGGCATGCTCGTCCGCGCGAATCAGTCACACCACACCGCTAATAGCCTCCGAAACGTTGGACAGGGTTGCGATCAATCGAAATTATCGTTCTCGAAACCGGCGCACGATTCTAGTCAACAAAAATACCCGATGACGCAGAACTACCTGGAGGTTCAGAAGTCGCAGACCGAACAGCAATTTGTGAACAGAATACAGGGCCACTATCCCCCGCCGCACCCCGTTCAACCGACGAGACATTTTCCGTACCAGGGTCAGCACAACGATACCAACGTGGACGTGTTCACCGGGCTCCCGGTATCCTCCTGCATGGACAACGCTAGTCATAAACCGTTCGGTGCTACGAATCCGGATCTCTTGCTGCACAGCTCGTCGCACCTGGCGCCGAGCAATCCGATGCAGAGCGACGCCCACGCGTTGGGGACAATCGATCAAAGGAAGTATCGGGCGCAGAAACTACCGGAACAGAAACTCCCTACCGGGATCAATCAGATGTCCCCGGCACCCTCCGATCAAGCGGGAAGTTGGAACATGCTCGGTTCTTGGTATCCCGACCAAGCCAGACAGTACGACCAGCAGCAGGCATTCAACGATCAAGCGAACGCCGAGAggaatcatcatcatcatcaccatcatcatcatcatcagccGGGCGTGGACCATCAGAAAACCTTGAACTGGAACGACCGAGTACCGCATCCGGACCAATCGAAGCCACACGGCTGGGACCATCCGCCCACCGATCCTTCGCCGTTCCGCGTACCAAAGGGCAGGCCACCGTCGAGGACAGCGTCCAATCAAAATCCGATCGCGGACAATACATATCAAAATTCTTCCAACAGAACGTTCCTCAAGCCGCAAGAGCCGCCGCGGAGCGGCATCTACGCGGACAGTCCGAGCAACCCTTTGCAGAACACCGGGCCGGCGCATCAGGCCAACCAACGAAGACCCGAGTGGCCCGAGGACAAGATGAAGGAGGGTTTCCACGAGGCCAGACAGAACGTCGCCAATCCAAACGCGAACTGCTTCCCGTGGCCGGAGGAGATGAAGCAGGTGCAGGACTTCCACGCGATGCCGGGATTGGGACACCCCCACGCTTCCTTCCCCCAGTACGGATACCCGACGTACCCGGTCTTCGACAAACCCTACTCAAACACGTGGGAGGGCTACAACTACCATCAACCGTATCACCCGCAAGCGCCCGAGTACCCGCCCCAATTCTATCAGCAGCCAAAGAGAGAAGCCTGTTTCCCATCGCCGCAGTATCCCTATCAAGGTGTGACCCCGTATCAAGGCCTGAATCCCGGCTGGGCGAGATGGGACACACCTCGATGGGACATCTACGGTCCGCCGCCATATTTCCCGGTGTTACCGGAACCACCGCCGAAAGCCGAGCCTCTAGGCGAGGTGGCCGACTACTCCGATAACGAGGAATGCTTCAAGGACTCGCAGATGGGCGGTGTCGCGATAGCGTTGAGCCACGGTAGCGTACTCTTCGAATGCGCGAAACACGAGATGCACGCCACCACAGCCCTGAAGAAACCGAACCGCATCAACCCGACCAGGGTCAGCTTGGTCTTTTATCAGCATCGCAATCTCAACCGACCGCGCCACGGTTGGGACGAATGGGAGGAGAAGATGCGGCTGCGCAAACTGGGAATCGCGGCGACAACCAGCGCCACCAGTGTGTCCACCGCGTCGCAAACGTCTTCGACGACACCCTCGACACCGACCAGCCCCGCGGGTGGCGCCACCACCATCGAGAAATCCGCGCCATTACCGCGCGTCCCGAGCGTACCGAGCTCCCAGTTCATGATGAGATCACCCACGTATACCACGATGACGTGGACGACGCTCTTCCCGATGCACCCGTGCATGATAACCGGCCCGTATCAGGAGGGCGGGGCCATTGGATGA